The genomic stretch GAAATACCCATATAGCCCTAAGAAAATTTCCCTCATGGACTACCACCCCCGAACCCCTACATGGACCCACTAGCTCACCAAGGCCTCAGTAACGAAGATAATCGTGCAAAGTGGCCCAATTCCTCCAAGCCCCAAGGCCTCTTAAAAGCCCTTCGGAATCAGCCCATTAACACaagtgacagaatacaagacatcgtaacCCCCCAACACAAGTAATCAATGTCTAATAAAGACTAGAACTGAAttgtttttcacttttttcccATTTCATTTACTGAGCAGTTGCTACACCATAAGACATATACAGAACCCCGTGTATCACAAATCTTCCCAGTTTCTGGTACTTTGTGGACAGAAGCACCATCCTTTGTCTAAAGccttccccccacaccccccccccaaaaaaaaaaaaaaacttataatcATCAGTAAAGAACTGTTTATGGATGTAGGTTGTCCCTTTTGACCTTCAACTAACAAAAAGGGTCCTTCCTGCCCAGTAGAATATGACCAGAAGAGATAAACAAGCTACATCTATATTCCAAGGCTACTGGACACAAGTTCCAGGCAAATTTATCAAACAAGCATGTGGGCTTATACACTGAATTTTGGATATATTCCACTTGGACTACAAAGTTGGATGCCACCTACACAGCGAACAGTGACCCACAGCAAATGAGAAAACTGCACATATTTTTAACCAACTAATGACCATTTCCATTCAAAAGCTACACCCGCAATATGAGAAATTTATGGTAATCTTGACACCCTAATAGATAAGTCCTTAATGTTCATTCCTACCTGAATATGGACAGTATTTTACATAGTTATATAGTTATATCACTGCTCTGCTTCTAGATTCTGCCTTCTTATATCTTTAAAGACAAAGAAACTTGCTCAAGATATGGTATGCAATTGAACATCTTGCTAGGTCAATGACTTCTAATGAAATTGATTAACGGAATGATACGTTCTCCCATCATTAAATtcaaagaatatttttttcagGAAATATATTGAGAAGAATAAATTCTTTTATGGGAAAATGGAAATTGTATTAGTACATATGCAAAGTACAGAGAAAAATGCACAAGATAACGAACCAGTACCCCAAGAGCAAAGCATACACACAAGGCTaaccctccccccctccccccccaaaaaaaaaaaaaacccgaaaaaaaaaaactctcccaCAGAAGATCATAGTCATGAGGAAGACAGAAACTCAGTCTTCAGAATGGTCATATACATAAGGATCTCATTTCATAGTGTAATTATATGGTGGTATCAGCATAATTATCTGCTGAGGAATAGGCTAGTTCCATGTTAGACACATCCATAAGAGTATctaaagaaaaacaaagcatTGAAAACAATACAGAAATCACAAGCCGTTGATCGTTAATGTATAAATCATTACCTTTCCTTGCTTCCAAAACTATATGCTGTAAACATAACAATCTATCAGATAGAAAAAATCTACTAAGATAGCCCCTAAGACTGTGGACTTACAGACAAAAGGGAAGTTAATAACACTCTCTGTTTTGACTAGTATGCACAAAAGATGCAGTTTTATGATGAGAATATGTAAGATTTACACGATACTGGTTATCAGTTCTCACTCAACCCAGGAAGAAAGGAAACTTGCGGGACTTGGAAGATGTCAAGGTAAGGAAATGTGTTAACATTTTCAAGCAAATGCCACCTTGCTTACATATGTCTCAATTCAAACATGTAGATGATCCTTTGGTGTGCACTAGTAACAGGAGCACCAACAACATGACCCAAATATAGGTGTATTGCTTGAAGCAATCCCATAATGggcttagatttttatttttattatcattattttttttatattttttttgggtttggtgggggggggggggggagtggggaATTCTATGAAATCGGTGTTCACCTCTAAACCAGAAAATGAAAAGTGATTACTGAAGTTAGAGTTTTCTGACAAAAAAGCTCCATGTTGTGAAATGGTAGTACTTAAGGTAGTTCCAGTCCTATTGATTCTGTTCATGTTGCCTGTAAACATTTTGACACTTTATATGCTTAGAGGAGGAGACGTGGGGCTTGAGAAAGGAAAAAACTATAATTGTAAAGTCTGTGTCAATTTCTTGCCCCTGGAGCTCCACAGACAGCAGAAAATAAGCATTGGATCATGATCATGCACTCCTTAATCAGACACCTAAAAGTAACAAATCCAGACACTAAATTTCACTGGTTCTAACACCAGAACTGACATCAATAGCTGGGGTTCCAAGTCCACTTTCCTGTAAAGAATTAACTTTTCTTTAGGTAACCTACCAAAGAGTTAAAACTTTATTTGGAATTTCCGCTCGAAAAGATTTTGTATTTCGAGAGCAGCCTTCTTCACAAGTTCTTTATCCATCTTTCTTTAAGAGCACGACGACATGAAGCCTAAAGGTGAATTGAAGCCAAACTGAACTTCCAAgctttgaggttttttttttttttttttgggacatgATTTCAGGTAATTAAGAAAATACAAGTCCACTATTTTGACTTACGCAGAGTATTATTACAGATCATCTCCTCCTTAACTACTGGTGCTTCACTTTATCCGTGTATAGCTCTATATAGCAATAAGCAAGCAAAAACATACTATCAACAATGGGTTCCaaatgagagagatagaagagagaaaacgcaCCATTTCGAGCTCCTGAGCCATCAAAATGCAGGGGCCGCACCATGTCGCATAGAAATCAACAATAAGAGGTACAGTCCTTTCCCCCTTAACCAGCTCCTCCACCTCCTTGGCCGACAGCTTCTTCtgccaaaacccaaacccccaAAACCATAAcaatgaagaaataaagaaagatttGATACAGAAGAAGGCAAGGcagaaagaaaagaaccatCACAGCCGTAATCTGTAATCAAATTACCACTAAATAGTCTTGTCTGACGTACTTGCCGGAAGCGGATTCGCAGAGTAGCTTTCTTcttggttttagggaaaggggTCTGTCAATAGTTGTTGAAGAGAGCAAATTGGGTTGGTGGGTCTTCAAGAAGGAAGGAAAACGAAGAAGGGGTCGTGGCGCCGTGAGAAATGCAGAGGCAGTCGATGTAGTAAACAATGATGCGTTGCTCTGTATGACTGCCATTCCTGATGACTgtgaagacgaagaagaagagaaagagagagcgagagagagagagagagagagaccgtcCCTGCAATTTGGCTTTAGAGAAAAATCCTCTTTGCTCTGaagataaaaccaaaacccaccACCGATGAAGAGACCGGAATTTATCTTGGGGTCACCATTGATCGCAGAGGAGGATGAGATGATATCTAGGAGGATATGGATATGGGTATGAGTATTAATGGGATTTTGAGACAACTGCCCAAGCCCATCATTTAGATATGGGCCGAATGTGGCCCATATGAAGCCCAATGCATTGATGTCATATGCTGTTTTCTGAGCTCAAGGCCAAAGGGATCAAAAGTAAATAAAGGTGTACCAGTTGCACAAGGCTCTCGCATGTGTGAGATCTGGGTGATGAAAACTACATAATCTTAACCCTAGAATGTCGAGAAGCTGTTTCGATCGTTTGACCACCAAGTTGCAACATTCATACCTTACCATTGGACTAAGCCAAAAGGATCGAAAGTTAAAACACAAAAATGTTGTGGAAAAGGACCCCATTTGTTGAGAACAAGTTCTCAAATGGATTAGATATGATCTAATGttctacccaagaaaaaaagatacaatctcatttttttttttggtaggaaataGAATTATTTATTCAAGTGTCTCCAGCGCAAGGTATCCAAATTACAAGCTTCAGATAACCAAGGAGTGGAGTTCGG from Macadamia integrifolia cultivar HAES 741 chromosome 11, SCU_Mint_v3, whole genome shotgun sequence encodes the following:
- the LOC122093216 gene encoding thioredoxin-like protein CITRX2, chloroplastic, which encodes MAVIQSNASLFTTSTASAFLTAPRPLLRFPSFLKTHQPNLLSSTTIDRPLSLKPRRKLLCESASGKYVRQDYLVKKLSAKEVEELVKGERTVPLIVDFYATWCGPCILMAQELEMLAVEYESNALFVKVETDDEYDFARDMQVRGLPTLYFISPDPNKDAIRTEGLIPAQMIRDIIDNEM